The Bacillota bacterium genome contains a region encoding:
- a CDS encoding ImmA/IrrE family metallo-endopeptidase, which yields MNARELVREIEFDVSQTEGAPLPEAPITASGNSRGLLPILEQIVKGKGIACQYRTLHGDHHGTSYGGRIEIDDRLDEAGKVSVITHELAHELLHRNPENGGLSREQKEIEAEAVAFVVCSHFGIETASANYLALWEVGPEKIIEAFQRVHRIAAETIERIEAALAARTGKEGAGR from the coding sequence GTGAATGCCAGGGAACTTGTCAGAGAGATCGAATTCGATGTCAGCCAGACAGAGGGAGCCCCGCTTCCAGAAGCGCCCATAACAGCCTCTGGAAATAGCAGAGGCCTCCTTCCCATCCTGGAGCAAATAGTAAAAGGCAAGGGCATAGCTTGCCAGTACAGGACCCTCCATGGTGACCATCACGGCACAAGCTATGGCGGCAGGATCGAAATAGACGACAGGCTCGATGAGGCGGGGAAGGTGTCTGTAATCACGCATGAGCTTGCCCACGAACTCCTGCACCGGAACCCTGAAAACGGCGGCCTCAGCAGAGAGCAAAAAGAGATAGAGGCCGAGGCGGTAGCGTTCGTTGTATGCTCCCACTTCGGAATAGAGACCGCATCCGCTAATTACCTGGCACTGTGGGAGGTTGGTCCAGAGAAGATCATCGAAGCATTCCAGCGGGTCCATAGGATAGCCGCAGAGACGATCGAGAGAATCGAGGCCGCCCTTGCGGCAAGGACAGGGAAGGAAGGCGCCGGCCGGTGA